One Deinococcus grandis DNA window includes the following coding sequences:
- a CDS encoding carbohydrate ABC transporter permease, protein MTTTPAQRAAPGPRPRRARLPWQRVPIWALMLLACFLSVVPFYLMFVWASHPSAEVFTFPPHLWFGDAFARNWQGLMQVTDGQAPRQFWNSLYIALVSTLTTLFFCSLAGYAFAMYDFRGKAALFAFILGTMLIPPLVMDIPSFLVMNNVLGWVGEPRALWVPGMANAFGIFLMRQYIMSALPRELIEAARMDGATEFGIYRQVVLPLIRPILATLGVVTFVGAWNNFKGALIMKLSEPDTMTLPLSLRRLGGGATNVNVDWGAIMMLVVITVIPLLIVFLLASRQVISGLTSGAVKD, encoded by the coding sequence ATGACCACCACCCCCGCGCAGCGCGCCGCGCCCGGCCCCCGACCCCGCCGCGCCCGGCTGCCCTGGCAGCGCGTGCCCATCTGGGCGCTGATGCTGCTGGCGTGCTTCCTGTCGGTCGTGCCGTTCTACCTGATGTTCGTGTGGGCCTCGCACCCCAGCGCGGAGGTCTTCACCTTCCCGCCGCACCTGTGGTTCGGGGACGCCTTCGCCCGCAACTGGCAGGGCCTGATGCAGGTCACGGACGGGCAGGCGCCCCGGCAGTTCTGGAACTCGCTGTACATCGCGCTGGTGTCCACGCTGACCACGCTGTTCTTCTGCTCGCTGGCCGGGTACGCCTTCGCCATGTACGACTTCCGGGGCAAGGCGGCGCTGTTCGCGTTCATCCTGGGCACCATGCTCATCCCGCCGCTGGTGATGGACATTCCCAGCTTCCTGGTCATGAACAACGTCCTGGGCTGGGTGGGTGAGCCGCGCGCGCTGTGGGTGCCGGGCATGGCGAACGCCTTCGGGATCTTCCTGATGCGGCAGTACATCATGTCGGCCCTGCCGCGCGAACTGATCGAGGCGGCCCGCATGGACGGCGCGACCGAGTTCGGCATCTACCGTCAGGTGGTCCTGCCGCTGATCCGCCCGATCCTGGCCACGCTGGGCGTCGTGACGTTCGTCGGCGCGTGGAACAACTTCAAGGGCGCGCTGATCATGAAACTCAGCGAGCCCGACACCATGACGCTGCCGCTGAGCCTGCGCCGCCTGGGCGGCGGGGCCACGAACGTGAACGTCGACTGGGGCGCGATCATGATGCTGGTCGTCATCACGGTCATTCCGCTGCTGATCGTGTTCCTGCTGGCCAGCCGTCAGGTGATCAGCGGCCTGACGAGCGGCGCGGTCAAGGACTGA